In one Lycium barbarum isolate Lr01 chromosome 7, ASM1917538v2, whole genome shotgun sequence genomic region, the following are encoded:
- the LOC132602414 gene encoding small ribosomal subunit protein uS12y-like: MALVSKQSKLFEMTCRGIEAKHPNSAIRKCARVQLIKNGKKIAAFVPNDGCLNYIEENDEVLIAGFGRKGHAVGDIPGVRFKVVKVSGVSLLSLFKEKKEKPRS, from the coding sequence ATGGCCCTTGTATCTAAACAGTCAAAATTATTTGAAATGACTTGCAGAGGTATTGAGGCTAAGCATCCCAACTCTGCTATTCGTAAATGTGCTAGGGTTCAATTGATCAAAAACGGGAAGAAGATCGCTGCATTCGTTCCTAACGATGGTTGTTTGAACTACATTGAAGAAAATGATGAGGTGTTGATTGCTGGATTTGGTCGAAAGGGTCATGCCGTAGGAGATATTCCTGGTGTCAGATTCAAAGTTGTGAAGGTTTCTGGTGTATCTCTCTTGTCTCTCTtcaaggagaagaaggagaaaccAAGATCTTAA
- the LOC132601735 gene encoding uncharacterized protein LOC132601735, with product MTSENFMQTAIPRFDGHYNHWSMFMENFPRSKDYWQVVMDGIPESAEGTTVSKHRQQYLSKLRGEESNFDEQEEEEISLLMVCYMMKETSKNLWYLNSGCSNHMSRDKSVFSTLDESFRDSVKFGNNTKFSVMGKGQVVIQTNRDFTHTIADVLFVPDLRTNHLSFGQLQEKGYEISIKDGVFRIFYTNLD from the exons ATGACTTCAGAAAACTTTATGCAGACAGCCATTCCTCGTTTTGATGGTCACTATAACCATTGGAGCATGTTTATGGAGAATTTTCCAAGATCAAAGGATTATTGGCAAGTGGTTATGGATGGCATACCGGAATCAGCTGAAGGCACAACAGTGTCAAAGCACAGGCAGCAAT ATTTGTCTAAGTTGCGTGGAGAGGAATCCAATTTTGACGAACAAGAGGAAGAAGAGATATCCTTGTTGATGGTTTGCTACATGATGAAGGAAACAAGTAAGAATTTATGGTATCTCAACTCTGGATGTAGCAATCATATGAGTAGAGATAAGTCAGTTTTCTCCACCTTAGATGAATCTTTTCGAGATAGCGTGAAGTTTGGGAACAACACTAAATTTTCAGTCATGGGAAAAGGGCAGGTTGTAATTCAGACCAATAGAGATTTCACCCATACAATTGCTGATGTTCTCTTTGTTCCAGATTTGAGGACTAATCATCTGAGCTTTGGTCAATTGCAAGAGAAAGGTTATGAAATATCTATAAAAGATGGAGTTTTTAGAATTTTTTATACCAACTTGGATTAA
- the LOC132603786 gene encoding uncharacterized protein LOC132603786 isoform X1, protein MNKVKVLEGKLYLFVVPKKGLARRTKQSEEIFSSGIADEMRRLCALSIKYSSFSMLLQHGQVFLQGKERVQTSLTLAEDVLQNTSLLCGFCKAKGAAFRTAGPDRQSRGPPL, encoded by the exons ATGAATAAG GTCAAGGTCTTGGAAGGGAAACTTTACCTTTTTGTTGTTCCAAAAAAAGGTCTTGCAAGGAGAACAAAACAATCCGAAGAAATT TTTTCCTCTGGAATTGCTGATGAGATGCGCCGCCTTTGCGCTCTATCCATCAAGTATAGTTCATTTTCTATGTTGCTGCAGCACGGCCAGGTCTTCCTTCAAGGAAAGGAGAGGGTCCAGACGTCACTGACTTTAGCAGAAGAT GTACTTCAAAATACCTCCTTGCTGTGTGGTTTTTGCAAAGCAAAG GGCGCTGCATTTCGTACTGCAGGTCCTGACAGGCAGAGCAGAGGACCTCCACTGTAG
- the LOC132603786 gene encoding uncharacterized protein LOC132603786 isoform X5, translating to MQFYSSFIEHSRIRLDPDVSLASRFSLLASRFCASGLPYCSISLLFFESGLGVFVFLNYGPTTDSPAIRNPKAGLPKHSTPSVNNSKVKT from the exons ATGCAATTCTACTCTTCATTCATAGAACATTCTAGAATAAGACTCGATCCAGATGTCTCTCTCGCTTCTCGCTTCTCGCTTCTCGCTTCTCGCTTCTGTGCTTCCGGCCTCCCTTACTGCTCAATTTCTCTGCTTTTCTTCGAGTCTGGCTTAGGTGTTTTTGTATTTCTAAATTATG GTCCTACAACAGATTCACCTGCCATAAGAAATCCAAAAG CGGGTTTACCAAAACATTCAACTCCATCGGTCAATAACTCAAAAG TTAAAACATGA
- the LOC132603786 gene encoding uncharacterized protein LOC132603786 isoform X2, with protein MQFYSSFIEHSRIRLDPDVSLASRFSLLASRFCASGLPYCSISLLFFESGLGVFVFLNYGPTTDSPAIRNPKAGLPKHSTPSVNNSKETWENFLWLLSFCTTYRGLDC; from the exons ATGCAATTCTACTCTTCATTCATAGAACATTCTAGAATAAGACTCGATCCAGATGTCTCTCTCGCTTCTCGCTTCTCGCTTCTCGCTTCTCGCTTCTGTGCTTCCGGCCTCCCTTACTGCTCAATTTCTCTGCTTTTCTTCGAGTCTGGCTTAGGTGTTTTTGTATTTCTAAATTATG GTCCTACAACAGATTCACCTGCCATAAGAAATCCAAAAG CGGGTTTACCAAAACATTCAACTCCATCGGTCAATAACTCAAAAG AAACATGGGAAAATTTCCTTTGGTTGCTCAGCTTTTGTACGACTTACCGTGGTTTGGATTG TTAA
- the LOC132603786 gene encoding uncharacterized protein LOC132603786 isoform X3, whose translation MQFYSSFIEHSRIRLDPDVSLASRFSLLASRFCASGLPYCSISLLFFESGLGVFVFLNYGPTTDSPAIRNPKAGLPKHSTPSVNNSKETWENFLWLLSFCTTYRGLD comes from the exons ATGCAATTCTACTCTTCATTCATAGAACATTCTAGAATAAGACTCGATCCAGATGTCTCTCTCGCTTCTCGCTTCTCGCTTCTCGCTTCTCGCTTCTGTGCTTCCGGCCTCCCTTACTGCTCAATTTCTCTGCTTTTCTTCGAGTCTGGCTTAGGTGTTTTTGTATTTCTAAATTATG GTCCTACAACAGATTCACCTGCCATAAGAAATCCAAAAG CGGGTTTACCAAAACATTCAACTCCATCGGTCAATAACTCAAAAG AAACATGGGAAAATTTCCTTTGGTTGCTCAGCTTTTGTACGACTTACCGTGGTTTGGATTG A
- the LOC132603786 gene encoding uncharacterized protein LOC132603786 isoform X4 gives MQFYSSFIEHSRIRLDPDVSLASRFSLLASRFCASGLPYCSISLLFFESGLGVFVFLNYGPTTDSPAIRNPKAGLPKHSTPSVNNSKGCLVCTYSNINNYIITL, from the exons ATGCAATTCTACTCTTCATTCATAGAACATTCTAGAATAAGACTCGATCCAGATGTCTCTCTCGCTTCTCGCTTCTCGCTTCTCGCTTCTCGCTTCTGTGCTTCCGGCCTCCCTTACTGCTCAATTTCTCTGCTTTTCTTCGAGTCTGGCTTAGGTGTTTTTGTATTTCTAAATTATG GTCCTACAACAGATTCACCTGCCATAAGAAATCCAAAAG CGGGTTTACCAAAACATTCAACTCCATCGGTCAATAACTCAAAAG GTTGTTTAGTTTGCACCTACAGTAATATCAACAACTATATAATTACTCTATGA
- the LOC132603788 gene encoding protein LEAD-SENSITIVE 1-like, whose protein sequence is MGLLTQRVERSELVAGDHIYTWRTLFAYSHHGIYVGDGKVVHYTQQNSVSGEPILSSAPFKCSSASSANVCLGTEVSTTCSIPECLFQQKRSGVVLSCLNCFLGGGKLYRFEYGVNPSFFFTRIRGGTCTTAQSDPPEEVIYRAMYLLQHGFGSYDAIMNNCEDFALYCKTGRVHEEAIGRSGQIASVVGAPFAAIVSLPLKLFVSNPAGVVLTAGIYSLSRYASDLGVSSGVTKVEVEELTSFRDQKTSKKNHK, encoded by the exons atgggTTTGCTCACTCAGAGAGTAGAAAGGAGTGAGTTAGTAGCAGGTGATCATATCTACACTTGGAGAACTTTGTTTGCATATTCTCATCACG GAATCTATGTTGGTGACGGCAAAGTTGTCCATTATACGCAGCAAAATAGTGTTTCAGGAGAACCAATTCTCTCCTCTGCTCCCTTTAAATGCTCGTCTGCTTCGAGTGCAAATGTATGTTTGGGTACAGAGGTGTCGACAACCTGTAGTATACCTGAGTGTTTATTTCAACAAAAGAGAAGTGGGGTTGTTCTCTCTTGCTTGAATTGTTTCCTGGGTGGTGGAAAACTGTATCGCTTTGAATATGGAGTCAACCCATCATTTTTCTTTACTAGAATCCGTGGCGGTACATGCACCACTGCACAATCTGATCCTCCCGAGGAAGTGATCTATAGAGCCATGTACTTGCTTCAACATGGTTTTGGAAGCTATGATGCCATCATGAATAATTGTGAAGATTTTGCCTTGTACTGTAAAACGGGCCGTGTTCACGAAGAAGCTATTGGAAGGAGCGGTCAAATTGCGTCTGTTGTTGGTGCTCCTTTTGCGGCTATTGTTTCATTGCCCCTGAAGTTATTCGTGTCAAATCCAGCTGGCGTAGTCTTAACTGCTGGAATCTATAGTCTTAGCAGGTATGCAAGCGACCTTGGTGTGAGCAGTGGTGTTACTAAGGTGGAAGTGGAGGAACTGACTTCCTTCCGTGATCAGAAAACCTCGAAGAAAAACCATAAATGA